The Pseudomonadota bacterium region CCTCGACTCGCTCGCCGACCTCACCTCGTTCGGCACCGCCCCCATGTTCTTTGCCCTCTCGGCACGGCGCGAGTGGGAGGTGGGACTGCTCGTTGCGTGCGCGCTGTACCTGGTCTGCGGCGCGGTTCGCCTGGCCCGCTACGACCCCGAGAGCCAGGGGAAGATATTTCGCGGCATGCCCATTCCCATCGCGGGCCTGATGCTGGCGTCGTTCACCGTGGCCACACGCAACTCAGCGGTGGCGTGGTTCGATCCGACGAGTCCGGTGGCGTGGTTCGATTTGGCGCCAGGGGCGATTGGCCTGCTCATGATCAGCGACATCCCGTTCCTCAAGGTGTCGTTCACCGGGCCGACGCGCTGGATGCCCTTCATGCTCGCCGCAGTCGGCTTCTCTGTTCTCTTCGCGACCAGGAGCCTGGCCCTTGCCGTGCTCTCGTTCACCGTCGTCTACCTGATCTTGTGCCTGGTGCTCGCGCTCACACGTGACCTGCAAGGTCGCCTGCGCGCGATGCAGGAGGCCCGCTCCGCGCTCGATTGAGCGTGCAGATCGCCCCCTACGCGGGTCACGAGCGCGACGCTGACGCCATCGTTGCGGCCTGGAATGCCGCGATGGGGGAGACGTTTCCACTTGATGTGCGCCTCTGGCGCCAGAACACCGACGACGATCCCCACCACGATCCAGGCGGGCTGTTCGTTGCGCGAGAGGGGGAGACGTGCGTGGGTTTCGTTCGCGCTCGCGTCGCGCGCGTTCCCCTCGGGCTTCAGCCCTCCCCCCCCGGTCGAGGTTGGATCAGTGCCATCGCCGTCGCGCCCACCCACCAGAGAAGAGGGGTGGGGCGTCAGCTTCTGCAGCGCGCAGAGACGTGGCTCCGCAAACAGGGCGCGAGAGAGGTTCGTCTCGGGGGAGATCCGGGGCACTTCTTTCCGGGCGTACCGTCGACGCAGAGCGCGGGTCGCGCCTTCTTCGAAGCCACCGGCTACACTGCCGTAGGCGACGTCTGCTTCGATCTGGCGGCAGACATCGAGGGGTTTCGCGTTCCGGCGCTGGTCGACCGGATCATGTCGCGAAACCTGCACTTTCGGGTCTCGGAGTGCTCGACGCGCACGGTTCCCGCGCTGCTCGAATTTCTCCGCCAGACGTTTCCCGGGCGCTGGCTGTATGAGACCCAGCTTCGCCTGGAGGCAGAGCGATCGCCGCAAGACATCCAGGTTCTCACCATCGGGAGCCGGGTCGTCGGATTTGCGCACACCTTCCACAACCGCTCGCGGCGTCTGGGCCCCAGTGTCTATTGGCGCGGTCTCCTCGGTCCCGCGTTTGGCGGCCTCGGCCCCATGGGCGTGGCGGCCGATGTTCGCAACTCAGGTCTCGGATACGTGCTTCTGTGCGAGTCTGTCGAGCGCTTGCGCAAGATGGGGGTCGGGCGCATGGCCATCGATTGGACCGTGCTCACCCGCTTCTACGGGGCTGCTGGGTTCAAGCCGTGGAAGGAATACCAGGCCTTCGAGCGCGTTCTGGACTGACTTCGTGAGGCGTCTGCCTCAGCGCTTCACCAGGGCGATTCGACCGTCTTCAGCGGCCGCCACCAGGGCCTGACCTTGAACGCTGAACGCCAGGGCGGTGATGGCCGCACCGCGTACCCCTGCTTGGGTGATCTGCACCTCTCGGATCATCTGCCCGGTCGTGAGGTCGAACAGGCGCAGTGATCCGTCGCTCATCCCGGCCGCGAGAACGCTGCCGTCGCGGGCGAAGGCCAGGGCGGTGTAGACGCGATCGCGGGAGAGCCGGGGCGTCTCGTCGAGCGCTCTGGAGCGTGGCTGCGAGCAGGTTCCACCGTCAACCTCCCAGGCGATGAGCGAACCTTTTGCGTTGTTCAGAACCCCCGCGACCAGCCATCGGCCATCGGGCGAGAGCGCGCGACAGAGCTGTGGCCCCCAGAGGTCGACTCGACCGACGAGACGTGCTTTTTCGCCCAGTGCGTGAAAGGGCACTGTGAGGCGCGTGCTGGGCTCGGTTCCGCTCTGGCGTTGACTGTCGTCGGTCTCACCGCGCGCCTCGCCGCTGTCTGCGAGGAGCAGGTCGTCGTGTGCGAAGAGCACAGGGGGCGACGCGACGTCGGTCTCGAGCGGAAGCGTGGCGATGGTTCGCCACGCGCCTGTCTCGTAGATCACGGTCTGTCCGGCAAGGTGCAGCGGCGGGAGGCTCTCTCCGTCGACCCGTCCGAGATGCTGCGCGAAGCGCCGGCCGTCAAGGCTGAACGCGCCCACCTCTGAAGCGCGCTCGCTCCGCGATGACGACGAAACAGGGGCGACGAGTGTCACCACGGTCTCGCGAGCGCCGGTCCGGGGAGAGAAGGCGACGGCGCTCTGCCCGCCGTGCTTGTTGTAGACGGCCCACAGGCGTTCATCAGAGGGGAATGCCACATCGACGATGTCGTCGCCCAGCGTGCCCAGGCGCCTGGAGATCCCACCGCTGGCGGCGCTCAGCAGGAAGAGGGCGTTGTCGCCTGTCTTGACGCGGCCGTCGGCGCGCTCGAATCGGGGGGTCAGGGTTGCGACAGCGATCTGTGTGGCGTCCGGCGAGAAGCGCAGGCGGTGAACGGATTGATGGGCCGGACGGCTCATCCAGGCCACGCGCCAGCTCTGCTGCGGAGGCGCCGCGGCCTGGGGAGAGGGATCTGCGGCTTGGACGACGGGCGCGCAGGCGAGCAGGAACAGCACAGCGATGATCAGGTGGCGCTTCACGCCTCGCGCTTCGAGGCCGTCTGCTCGCCTCCTCCTGGCCGCCCGCGTGCCGTGGCGCGAGAGCGACGGGCTCAGACCCGCACCACCATGAGCGAGAAGTCGTCGTGCAGCTTGCGATGCGCGAATCTCTGCACGGTGGTGGTGATTCGATCGGCCAGGGCCTGGGGCGCCAGGTTTGCGTGCTCGGACACGAGCGCGCGCAGGCGTTTGAGCCCGAAGGCCTCGTCGACACCTTCACGTCGGGCCTCTGTGACACCATCGGTGTACAGGACGAGCAGATCGCCAGGGTCGAGGCGGCTTCGGGAATGCTTGTACGCTCGTCCGGCGTCGACCCCGATCACGAGGTCGCGCGACTCGAGGAGCCGGACCTTCTGTCGGCGTGCGCTCCACACGATGGCCGGCTCGTGACCGGCTGAGGTGTACTCGAGCTCGCCTCGCTCGAGGTCGATCTCGCCGTAGAAGAGGGTGATGAACATCTCCGGCTCGGTCTCCGGGCAGATGAGGCGGTTGAGCATCGAGACCACCTCGGCGGGGCAGTAGCCTGCCTGGGCGTACGACTTCACGATGTAGCGGGCTCGCGCCGCATAGACGGCGGCCTTCGGTCCCTTGCCGCTGACGTCAGCGATGCAGAATGCGGCACGATGCGCTGAGATGGGGAACATCTCGTAGTAGTCGCCCGCCAGCTCCTGAGACGAGATGAAGCGATGTCCCACCTCGACCCGCGCGTGATGGAACTTCTCGCGCGGCAGCAGGATGCTGCGGAGGAGCTGGGCCACCTCGTTCTTCTCGTGGTAGAGCCGAGCGTTCTCGATGGCGATGGCGGCCTGCGACGACAGGGTGGTGAGAAGGCTGATCTCAGCGGGGTCGTGGTAGTGCACGCGGCGCTCGTAGATGTTGATGAGACCGATGAGCCTGCCTCGCACGGTCAGGGGGACCGCCAGGATGCTGCGCATGCCATCTCGTCGGACGGTTTCGGGGAAGCTTCCTGAACCGAAGAGCTCGTCTCCGCTCGAGGGGGGGATGGTGGCGTCGTCCACCAGCATCATGGG contains the following coding sequences:
- a CDS encoding GNAT family N-acetyltransferase; protein product: MQIAPYAGHERDADAIVAAWNAAMGETFPLDVRLWRQNTDDDPHHDPGGLFVAREGETCVGFVRARVARVPLGLQPSPPGRGWISAIAVAPTHQRRGVGRQLLQRAETWLRKQGAREVRLGGDPGHFFPGVPSTQSAGRAFFEATGYTAVGDVCFDLAADIEGFRVPALVDRIMSRNLHFRVSECSTRTVPALLEFLRQTFPGRWLYETQLRLEAERSPQDIQVLTIGSRVVGFAHTFHNRSRRLGPSVYWRGLLGPAFGGLGPMGVAADVRNSGLGYVLLCESVERLRKMGVGRMAIDWTVLTRFYGAAGFKPWKEYQAFERVLD